TCCCGTGGCAACTTCTCCTGCGAGATTGAAAATGCACTGAACGAGACCTTAGGACGCCTGCCTCCAAATAGCTCTGTGATACTGGTTAACCACTTCCCCTTCTTCGATGTGGATGGTCCGAGAAAGGCGCTCATGAGAAGCTCTTTTTTAAGAGAGCTGCTCATGAAAAACCCTGCAATTAAATTCTATCTAAATGGCCACACCCACCGCCATGCCATCGCGGACCTCCGCCCAAGCGGCCTACCGATTATGCTCGATAGCGGAAGCAGCTCTCATCAGAAACATGGGGCGTGGAATCTTATTGAAATTCAAGGAAACTCGTGCGAGATTGAGCCTTTCTTCTGGAAAAACTCCGCATGGCAGCCCCAAGAAAAAAGGAGAGTGCAACTGTGAAAGAGAAAAAAGCAGCGCCGCTGCCCTGGTATAAAGAGGGTCTTCGTTTCGAGTGCACAGGATGCGGTCAGTGCTGCACTGGAGCTCCCGGCTACGTCTGGATCAATGAGAATGAGATCACAGAGATGGCAAAGACCTTGAAGATCTCGGAAGAGGAGTTCATTCGAAAGTATACGAGACTGGTGAATGGAAGGCTCTCTCTCATCGAACACCCAACTACATTCGACTGCGTCTTCTTAAAAGAGAATCGCTGCACTGTCTACCACGCTAGGCCAAGCCAGTGCCGTACGTTTCCTTGGTGGCGAGAAAATCTCACTTCAGAGCATGCTTGGAAGAGTGCAGCAAAGCGCTGCGAAGGGATCAGCAAAGATGCTCCTATCGTCCCTCTAAAAGTTATTCAGGAGCAGTTAAACATCGAAGAGGAGTAGCGCGTGACTTTTCCAGCAACTTTTGGTTCAGAACTTAAAAAGAGAATTCAAGAGTGGTTGGATGGCCCCTACGATGAGAAGAGCAAAGAAGCCGTTCGCTCTCTTCTTGAAAAAAATCCGAAAGGCCTTGAAGACGCCTTCTACACCCGCCTCTCTTTTGGCACCGGTGGAATGCGCGGTCTTATGGGAGTCGGAACAAATCGCCTCAACATCTACACGATCCGCCTAACGACTCAGGGCCTTGCAAACTACATCCTCAAACAGAAAGAAGATCGCAGAGTGGTGATCGGGTATGACTCACGTCACAACTCAAAGGCTTTTGCAGAAGAGGCCGCTCGCGTGCTTGCGGGTAATGGCGTCTCCGTGATGCTTCTCAAAGAGCTGCGCCCCACTCCCTACGTCTCGTTTGCAGTTAGACAGCTCCACTGCCTTTGCGGCATCATGATTACCGCCTCTCACAACCCCGCTGAGTACAATGGATACAAGGTGTTCTGGGCAGATGGAGGACAGGTCGTTCCTCCTCACGACACCGCGATCATGGAAGAGGTCGGAAAAGTAACTGTTTTAAAATCGGTGAAGCTTGCAGAGCTCCCCTCTCCACTCATCGAAATGGTCGATGAGAAGCTAGACCAGACCTATCTAGATCAGATCCGCCCACTACAATTCTTTCCAGAACAGAACCGCGAAAAAGGGAGCAGTCTAAAAATCTGCTATACGAGCCTCCATGGAACTGGCATTACTCTCGTACCAAAAGCGTTGAAAGAGTGGGGTTTCACCAATCTCTCATTTGTTGAAGAGCAGATCAAACCCGATGGCGACTTCCCGACTGTGAAGTTTCCTAACCCAGAGTTTAAGGAGACGCTCGCTATGGGCATCGCTCTTTTAGAAAAAGAGAAGGGAGATATTTTAATTGCTAACGATCCCGATGCCGATCGCACTGGTCTTGTCGCAATGCATCAGGGAAAGTCTGTTATCCTCACTGGCAATGAGATCGGCGCTTTGAGCGTCCACTTCATCTGTGAAATTCTAAAAAAACGCAAAAAGATGCCTCCAAAAGGAGCCTTCGTTACGACGATCGTATCCACCGAGCTCATGAAAACGGTTGCCGCATCCTATAATATCCCCTGCTTTGAGGTGCTTACAGGGTTCAAGTATATCGGCGAAAAGATCCACGAGTGGGAGCTCTCCAAAGATGGCTACAAGTTCCTCTTCGGTGCGGAAGAGTCCTACGGCTTCCTCATCGGTACTGTGGCCAGAGACAAAGATGCGATCATCTCTACCTGTTTTATCTCAGAAATGGCCCTAGATGCGAAGCTGCATGGAGAGACGCTCGTCGATCGTCTCCACGCCCTCTACAAGACCTATGGAATCTTCAGAGAGAAGCAGTACTCTCTTAATTTTGCATCTGGCAAAGAGGAGATGGAGCAGATCAAAACACTGATGGCTGGGCTAAGAAAGAATCCTCCAAAAGAGATCGCCGGACAGCCAGTTGTCGCAATCGAAGATTATGAAACAGGCGAAAAAAGAGACCTCATCACAGGTAAGAAAGAGGCTCTCACTCTTCCAAAATCCGACGTCCTCCTCTTCCGCTTGAAAGATGAGAGCAAGCTCATCATCCGTCCATCTGGCACAGAGCCCAAGGTAAAGCTCTACGTAGGAGTGCGCCTAAAAGCCTTTGATTCGGTCGACCAGGGTATCACCCTCTGCGAACAGAAGCTCGATACTCTCATCTCGAGCTTCAAGTCCTTCGCCAAAATATAAAAATTTTTGACTAAATGTCAGCCCACCCCTAAAAGGATGATAGAACACAGAAATCCTTTAGGAGGGGTTATGAGAGTTTATTTATCAAAAATGTTAGCGCTGTTGATTTGCGCATCGCCAATGGCACTACAAGCTGCTTCGTCAGACAACGGGATGGTAAAGGGAAAAGTGATTCAATTTCTCTTAGATACAGATAGCAAAGGAAACAAAATACCCTATCTAATCGATGCAAAGGGAAAAAAGATTAAGCTCACCATGGGAACACTAATCAACGCCACAGCTGAAGCGTGGATGGATGGAGGAGCAAAAAATGGTGGCCAAACGAAGCTCGATCCAAATGCTATTGCGATGTTCAGACTCGATAGAGATGGAAACTCTATCCAAGCGCGTCTCTTTGATAAAGATGGAAGAGAAGAGCCTTTAAACCTAGGTAATCTTCTCTGCTCAGCTGCTCAGGCCTATCCCGGCTGCACAGCTCAAGAGATGGATGGCCAAACTGTGAATCTCCCACTCGCGTTCGAACTCGATGATGATGGTTATATTCAAGGATACCTTGCAGGCCCTGATAAAGAGCCCTTTAACCTAGGCGTGATGTTCCGAGAAACCATTCTCATGTTGAACAAGTGTAATCAATAGTCGAGCAACCAGAGTGTCGCGCTTTGAGAAAAGAAGCTCGACACTCTCATCCCCAGCTTCAAATTCTTCTCCAAAATCTAGCAACATTAAAGAACTCCTTCCTTGAGGAAGAAGTCAATATTAGTTTTTTTATTAAGTTTTGAAAAGAGCCAAAATAGACATGTCGGATGGTGTGCGCTGGCGCCACACCTCCCGCGACCACCTTGCGCTTCACCTCGCTTTGCCAAACCGTGTGCTCGAAAGCAGAGTGGGCCTTCGCCCTACCCTGCACGCCTGGCCGGCTTTTCTGTGCTACGGTTTTGCTTTGCGATCTGAATCGATCGACTGCTCGAGGCGCTCATCCCACTTCCTCCGTCGTGGGTCCCTTTCGCGTCCAGTCGCAGGGCTATGCAAAGAGGTTGAAGAGAAAAGTCTTTAGCCTTTCTCATTGCCTCTGCGACTGGACGCGAAAGGGGCCCCGCACCCGAGACGTTAGTCCGGCGGGGAATGAGCGCCTCGAGCAGCCGATCGATGCATATCGCACAGCAAAATTGCACCCGCAGGAGAAGCGCGGCGAGCGCGTCAGGGGTCGTACAGAGGTACGCCCCTTCTCCGAGGACGCGATTTGGCAAAGCGAGATGCAGCGCAAGTGGGTCGCAGGGAGGCCCCGAGAGAAAGCGAAGCTTTCGCCTGGCCTACCCGACATGTCTCTCTGGATAACAATAAAAGAATATTGTGCGTTTTTTTCAAAAAAACGCGTTTATGCGGATTAGGGTTTGGGGGGGTATTTGATGCGGAGGTGGTTGGCGACGATGAGGGATTGTATCATCGATTTTTTGACGCGCTCGAGCTCTTCGAATGAGAGCTCGCATCTTTCGAGTTGACCATCGCGGATCTTTGTTTCTACGAGTTTTTCAACTAGAGCAGTGATGCTCTCCTCGCTCACCTCTTCCAGGCAGCGAGAGGCAGCCTCAACGGTGTCTGCAATCATGAGAATCGCAGACTCTTTCGTCTGCGGTTTGGGTCCCTGATAGCGAAACTTCTTCTGATCTGTTGAGACCTTCTCTTCGCCATCTAAATCTTTCTGTTTTGAATAGAAGTAGTAGACGAGCTGCGTGCCGTGATGCTCGCGGATCACATCGATGAATGGAGGAGGCAGTCTATGTTTGCGAGCAAGGCGCTCTCCCTCTGCAACGTGAGCAATAATCACTTGAGTCGACTCGAGAGGTGTGAGCAGCTGGTGCATATTAAATCCACCCAGCTGGTTCTCAGTAAAATAGTGGGGATTAAAGAGCTTGCCAACATCGTGGTAGAGGGCGCTAATGCGGCAGAAGAGGCCATTGGCTCCAATTGCCCGCGCTGCAGACTCGGCCAGATTTCCCACAACCAGGCTGTGCTGGTAGGTTCCGGGGGCCTCTACACTGAGCCTGCGCAGCAGTGGATGCTGCGGGTCCATGTACTCGATGAGGGCCATGTCTGTAACCACAGGAAAGAGAGACTCGACAACAGTTAAAAAGCCAACAGCGAGAGCTGCCGTTGAAAAGAGAAATCCAAATGTGGCAGTAAGATCGACCAGAAGGCCAGGGTTGAAGAGGGTGTGATCCCAGAGATGAAATGCTAGAAGCATCGGCATCGTGCAGATGAAGATCTTTCCACAGATAACAAAAACCTCTCGTCTCTTGTGCAGCCTGAAGCAGCAGAGGAGAGCGATGAATGAGGCGAAGGCGTTAAAGATAAACACTTTTATCTGATCGCCAGAGGTTGTAAGCGCAAGAGCGGCTGTTAGACAGAGAGAGACGAATAGGGAGACCTCCCAGCCCATGAAAATCGCAATAAGAATCGAAGCAAAAGGAACAACCAGAGGATAGCGGATCAGATCGGCAAAGGGCTTTCCTGATCCAAAGAGGTAGTGCTCTCCTGTTTTAAAAAAAATAAGAGTGATAAGCACGATTGAAGCAAGGAGGGAGAGCTGCTGCAGGCTCTGATAAACTTTAGGGTGTCTACGATAGAGAAAGAGAACGGTTGAAAAGGTGAAGAGTGAGCTAAAAAGAAAACTACCGATAAATGAGAGAGGATACCAGGGCTCATTCATCTTTTTCATCGATGCGGTCATCGCTTCGAACATCGCAACGTGCCGCGGTGTAACGCGCTCTCCTGTGCGAATAAGGTGGCTCCCCGCACTTACTTTTGTCAGCTTGGGACCAATTGCTCTCTCGGCGCTCTCGCGATAATTTCTCTCTGCCAAGTCATCTTCTTCAAGCTTCCACTCCGAATTGGCGAAAAAAGAGAGGAGGTAGTCGGAGGCTCTTCCTTCCAATCCCGTTTTGCTTTTTAAACTCTCCTGAATTTTCTTCCAGAAATTCTCGGGCAGTCTGCCCTCTTTGACTGGGAAAGATATGTAAAGAGGAGACTGGTCTGCAAAGAGGGTCTGCGCGCGGTAGTAGGTGCGCGCATCCGTGTGGCGCGCCTGCACTAGAGCGGCTTCGATATAGTCGATGCTCTGAGCTAGCTTCTCATAAGGAATCTCCGGAAAGTGCTCTCTCCAGACCTTCTCATCCCTAAGTTTTAAACCTACCTCAGCACAGCGCTTCTTTACATCTTGTACGCAGGTTGCATAGATAGAACCGATATCTTTAGCCGCCTCCTGTTTTAGAAGCCCTGTTGCTTCATCATCGGGGAAGTCAAAGTCGATCTGGCTCGTGACGTATCTTGGAGAGATCGTCCCTAGCTCTGGAGTATACGATGTGTCGTTGCGAAAGTGAAAAAAGAGGGAGAGTGCGGCGAGAAATGAGAGGCCGATAAATAGCCGCCAGCTTCTCCCCTTTACCCGTTCACTCGATAGATTTTCCATACCTCTCCCTTATACCAGAGGTGAGCATTATACTCGCAACAGACCTTCTTGAAATGATAGAAAATATTTAAATTCTTCAAGATTTACAAAATTCAAGGTATAGTTCGGGCATGAGCAAAAGCAGACCTTACCTGGTGATTCCGCGCCGCTTCCGCCCGCAGACCTTTGCATCAATGGTCGGCCAAGAAGCTATAGTCACAACATTAAAAAATGCGCTGCGCTTTGAAAGGCTCGCCCACGCCTACCTCTTCTGCGGCTGCAGAGGAACAGGTAAAACGACTCTCGCTCGGCTTTTTGCAAAAGCGTTAAACTGTCAAAATCTTACTCCTGAACAAGAGCCCTGCAACAGCTGCACTTCATGCCTTGAGATTAGCAGCGGCAGATCTTTAGATGTGCTCGAAATCGATGGAGCCTCTAACCGCGGCATCGATGATATTCGAGAGATCAACGAGACCGTTGGCTACTCGCCAGCTTCGGGAAAGTATAAAATTTATATCATAGATGAAGTTCATATGCTTACAAAGGAGGCGTTCAACGCTCTCCTAAAAACTCTCGAAGAGCCCCCTGCTCAAATTAAATTCTTTTTTGCTACTACAGAGCCGCACAAGGTCCCACCTACCATTACCAGCAGATGCCAGCGCTTCGACCTCTGCAGAATCTCCGAAGAGGCGTGCGTAAAAAAACTCTCGTCCATCGCGGCAGAACTTAAAATTGAAGTGGAGCCTGAGGCGCTGCTTCGAATTGCCCAGAGATCTGAAGGGTCTCTACGCGATGCGGAGTCTCTCTTAGATCAGCTCTCTTGCTACTCAGATGGTGTGATCACAGAGGAGAAGGTTGTGGCCCATCTGGGGCTCACTCCTCAGAGCTCCTATTTTGAGCTCGATCTGGCCATTTCTAAAGGGGATCTCTCGTTCGCATTTACCCTTTCTGAGGAGATCTTTAATGCGGGAAGAGATCTGGGCTGCTTTTTAGAAGGGCTGATGGACCACTTCCGCCTCCTGCTGCTTATTAAGCTACGCCAGCCGCTTCCTCTTCTTACAGAGCGTGAGAAAGCCAGCTATCTTGCTTCAGCTCAGAAGTATACTGATGAGCAGTGTCTATATATTCTCGACTTCTTGAAAAAAGAGTGGCAGAACTTCTCTAAAACTCTACTTAAGAGAGTGACGCTCGAAATGATTCTACTGCACCTTCTGCGCACTGGATCACGCGTCTCCTTAGATAGCCTAGTCAGACGCCTCTCAGAGCTTGAAGGCACTTTTTCTACCGATAATGTCGCAGCCAGTCAAAAACCAACATTTCATGCGGACGACGGTATAAAAGAAGCTCCAGTAAAGATTAGAACAATTGAAGAAGCGCTTAAAGAAAAAATAGAAATTACTCGCCTGCCAGAAGTCAAAGAAGAGCAAGCAGCGCCACCTCCTAAGCCAGTCTCTAAGGTTGCAGAAGTTCCTGTTGAGGTTGCACCTCCCCTAGCTCTACCTCCAGCAGCTAAGCAGGAGGTTAAAGAACTCCTTCCTGAAGAAAGGAGATCCTCTTCGGCTAAGGATGAGAGAGAATATGAATCCCGCCTAGACCCGGCCCTGAAGGAGCCGGAATTGCGGCGAGAGGCCGTCCAGTTTGAGCCTCCCTCTCCCCCGACTCCGCTCTCATGGAAAGAGGTGACCCCGGTTGAGAATAAACGTACAGTTAAACACGAGACGCTTTTGCGTTTTACAGCAGTTGAATTAGAAGGAACTATAGAAAGGTAAAAAGTGATGGGAAGCGGATTTTCTAAGATGAAGAAGCAGGCGCGTCAAATGGAAGAGCAGATGGAGAAGATGCGCGAAGAGATGAAGGCAAAACAAGTTATTGGATCTGCCGGCAACGGTTTAGTTCAGGTGACTCTAAATGGAGAGAAAGAGCTTCAGTCGATTCAGATTCGCCCAGAATGCGTCGACCCTAGCGATCTAGAGGGTCTACAAGATCTAATCAGAGCGGCTTGCAAAGAAGCCTACGAAAAAATCGATGCCGAATCAGGCGCCGCATCTGGCCTCTCCTTCCCCTTCGGCCTCTAAGAAATAGATTCAGAAAAAAAACAGGATCCCTTCGCTGGATCCTGTATGTGTCCTAAAAAAAATCACAAAGTCGAGTCTGCAAAAAGAGATTGGCCAATTAGTGCGACGTTTTTAGTGAGAAGGGCGGAGATCTCGGAGGATGTTTTCAGACCAAGAGCGATCTTAGCCAGAGCTTTTGCTTTTTTAAGCGGGCAGCTGCGCACGGCCTTCTTTACAAATGGAATATAGCGGGGCGCGCACGAGATCTCATCAATTCCAAGTCCCAGAAGCAGAGGAATAAAGAGTGGGTTTGAGGCGATCTCGCCACAGACAGCAACTCTCTTCCCCTTCTTCTTCGCCTCTTCAGCTGTATGCTTAATCATGCGAATGATACTCGGATGCGCGGGAAAACAGAAGTCGCTCATTAATGGATTGCTGCGATCCACACCTAGCGTATACTGCATAAGATCGTTTGTTCCCATAGAGAGAAAGTCGCACTCTTCTGCAAGAGAATCGCAGATGAGCACTGCAGAGGGTACCTCAACCATACACCCTACAGAGAGTTTTTCATTAAATGTAGTTCCTTTGGCTCTAAGCTCTCTTTTCACCTCTTCCAGTATCTCTTTAGACTTTCGAAGCTCTTCAATGTCAGAAATTAGAGGAAGTAGGATGCGGATGTCACCATAGGGAGTCGCGCGGAGAATGGCGCGAAGTTGAGTTTTGAAGATCTCTGTACAACGAAGTAGAAGTCTGATGCCTCTGCATCCCAGTACAGGATTCGACTCTTTCTGAAGACCACTAAGAGCATGACTCTTATCTCCACCTAGATCCATGACGCGTATCACCACAGGCATTCCACCTGCGCGCTCAGCTAGCTGACGATAAGTCAGGTACTGCTCCTCTTCGGCTTCAAAGAGGAAAGGATGGTGCAAAAAGAGGTACTCCGAACGGAAGAGGCCTATGCCAGCCGCTCCTTGCATATGCAAGAACTCGACCTCGCTTAGGCTAGAAATATTCGCTAAAATCGTTACAGCATGGCCATCGGGAGTTTCGGCTTTCAAGCGCGCATCCGACTCAAGGTGCTGATAGTGGGTGTTAAATTTAGATCTCTTCTCTTCATAAAAAAGGATAGTGCTCGGAAGCGGATTTAAGATCACATGCCCCAGGCTTCCATCTACAATCACCCGCTCGGGCTTCTTAGCTATTACATCCTCAATATCGATGCTCGCCACGTAGGGAACGCCCTTAGCGCGTGCGATGAGGGCAGCATGAGAGTTTCCTCCTCCCAGTTCCGTGACGAAGGCTGCAACCTGATGAGCCTGCAGAGCTGCGGTGTAGGAGGGAGCTAGCTCTTTTGAAAAAACAATGGAGTTTGGGGGAATCTCAGCGAACGACTTTACGGGTTCTGGGCATAGATGGTTTAATATGCGCTTTGAGAGGTCTTTTACGTCTACAAAACGCTCTCTGAAAAAGGAGTCTTCAACTTTAGAAAATTTCTTCTCAACTTCTTTGATGACGGAACGAAAAACAGCCTCCGTATTGCGCTGCATGAGCCGAATACGCTCTTCTACATGCGTCGTCATCATCGGATCTTCTAGCATTTGAAGATGCGTATCGATGATTGTAACAGCTTCTAATGAGCCCTGATTTTCAAGGTGTGTTTGCAGCTGCTGCAGATCTTCGCGGCTTGAAAAAAGCGCTTTGCGGTAGCGAGAGATCTCTCGGTCGATCTCTCCCACAGTAATCGGAAATTCAGGAGAGTAGTCTAGATCAGGTATAGAGAGAAAAAACGGAGATCCGATGGCGATTCCATCGCTAACAGGAGAACCCTCTAATCTGCTCTCATCTTCCTTTTTGAAATCCATTATTCCCCAAACTTATTCTCAAAAGCCTCTACTAACTTGTTCAACGCCTCTTGAGCGTCTTCACCTTCAACAGTAATTACAATCTGGGTGTTTTTACTCGCTGCAAGCATGAGTATGCTCATGATGCTGCGCGCGTTGATCGTCTCCTTGCGGCAGGTAAACCAGACAGAGGACTTGTAACTCTGTAAAAGCCTTGCAACAGCCGTAGCTGGCCTTGCATGTAAACCAAGAGCATTCTTAATTTTTACTTTTTGCGACAGTTTCACGTGGTGCCTTCGATTTTCTTGAGGTCTGTTTCTTCTTGATCGTCTCTAGCAACTTTATATTAAACTCTTTAGCAGAATTGTAACCCATCCCTTTCAGACGATGGTTGAGGGCGATCGTCTCAATGAGAAGCACGACATCTCTTCCCGGTTTAACGGGAAGAATATGGTAGGGAACTTTAACCTCTAGAATATCGCAGTACTTCTCCTCTAACCCTACTCGATCATAAAAGCGACGGTCATCCCAGCCCTCTAGCTTTACAACGATATCGATCGCTTTACTATCGCGCACGCATACCGCTCCGTAGAGGTGGGCGACATTGATGATTCCAATTCCTCTAATCTCCATCAAGTGGCGCGTAAGGTCGGGCCCGCACCCTTCCAAATAGGGCCCTTCTCTCAGCCTGATTCTCACTACATCGTCCGAAATTAAGCGGTGGCCTCTCTCGATAAGGCCTAGGGCTGCTTCACTCTTCCCCACAGAGGAGTCTCCTTGAATCAAGACCCCGACCCCGAAAGCTTCAACGAGAGTTCCATGACAGGTAACACTCGGAGAGAACTCCTCATTAAGTATAAAGGTCATCCGACTCATGAGATTCATCTGGCTCATCGCCGTTTGGAAAAGAGGAATACCAAGTTCTTCGCATAACAGGCTTAGCTCCTTTGGAGGAGCGTAGCGTCCGGATACAATGACAGCGGGAATCTCGCTCTTCAAGATCCCCCTTAAACGCTCCATTCTCAGCTGACTATCTTTTAGATCCTTGAGAAACAGAAGCTCTGGATTTCCAAAAACAAGAAGCCTGTTGCCAGCATAATTTTTCAGATAGCCTGAAAGAGCAAGACCGGGAGAGTAGACTTCTGAAAATTTAATAATGCGCTGCATCCCTTTCGATCCGGCAATCACCGTAAGCCCAAGAGGCCCACCATGTTTATCGAAGAGGTTTTGAACACGGTACATAGACAAAAATCATACCAAATTGAAATTGAGGTTCGATTTTAGGCGCACACGTTGTTTTTTAAAAGAGGAATGGGATAGGCTCTCCCGAGTTTAGTGATACAAGCGCTTTTTTGTTGAAGACAAACGTCATGAAGGATATTTCTTATTTATGGCCTACTCAAAAGTTGTGATTGTCGGTGGTGGATTTGCTGGTTTGAATACCGCGAAAGCGCTTAAAAAAGCGAACTTTGATGTTCTTATCATCGATAAGACCAACCACCATCTATTCCAGCCGCTTCTCTATCAAGTTGCAACTGCAGCCCTCTCTCCTGGAGATATCGCGACTCCTATCCGCGAGATTCTCAGCAAACAAGAGAATGCCACTGTGATCATGGGGGAGGTTGTCTCGATAGATAAAACTCTCAAACAGCTCACACTTGCCAATGGCGATATCATCGGCTACGACTATCTTGTCATTGCACCTGGCGCACGCCACTCCTATTTTGGAAATGACCAGTGGGAAAAAAATGCCCCCGGATTAAAAACGATTTCCGACGCTCTTAAAATCCGCGAACAGGTCCTCGTCTCCTTTGAAAAAGCGGAGCGGATGGATAGCATTGCTGAAGCTGCAAAGTTTTTAAATTTCGTTGTGATTGGCGGCGGCCCAACAGGCGTTGAGATGGCAGGTGCAATCGCAGAGATCGCTCACCACACCCTGTTCAAAAATTTTCGTAGGATCAAACCCGAAAAATCGCGCATCTTTCTGATAGAAGCAGCGCCGCACATCCTTCCTACCTATCCCGAAAAGCTCTCCATCCGTGCTAAACACGATCTTGAAGAACTAGGCGTCACAGTACTCGTCAGCACAAAAGTCACCGATGTCACCATAGAAGGAGTGCAGACTGAAGGACTATTCATTGAAGCTCGAAATGTAATCTGGGCGGCAGGAAACCAGGCCTCTCCCCTTCTAAAAAGCTTGGACGTCCCTCTCGACCGACCTGGGCGTGTTATCGTCGGCCCCGATCTGTCGATCCCCGGCCATCCCGACGTCTTCGTCCTCGGCGACGCAGCACATACACCTGGTAAAGATGGCAAGCCTCTTCCAGGAGTTGCAACTGTCGCTATTCAACAGGCCAGATATGTAGCAAAGAATATTCTACATGCGATTCCTCAAGAGCAGAGAAAACCCTTTGTCTATTTCGATAAAGGAAGCATGGCTACAATTGGAAGATCAAAAGCCGTTGTCGCAATCGGCTCGATACGATTTTCTGGTCTACTCGCCTGGCTCGCCTGGTGTTTTGTCCACATCGTCTATCTCATCGGCTTCCGCAATAGACTGAGCGTCATGACAGAGTGGTTCTACCACTTCTTCACAGGAGAAAGAGGCGTCCGCCTCATCTACCGCACCCTTGATCCCGAGCTGAAGAAAAAGAACCATTAGACCTCTTGCGTAATTCCATTTTCTCGTTAAAATTGCACTTTTTGACAAATTTGCCGCAAAATTTCTCGACCATATGTCTACATATGCTCTCAAAATTTTGCGGCAAATTTGTATAAAAATTGCAAATTTTTCCAAGCAAAGCAAATTACGCAAGAGGTCTATTGATCTACTTCTCGGAGTTCTGGCGGGCGGCCCCTGCGCTATTTGTCGGTTGCAATCTTCTCCTCTCTGCTGCTGCGGTCTACTACCCTCATCCAGCTTATATTTTCGCGTGCGCCGTTCTCTGGGTCCCGCTCGCCCTACAAAGAGAGTGGAAAAAACTCCTTTCAACACTTCTTCTCTGCTCTCTATTTTTTGCCCACCTCTCCTATCTTTACCACCCTCCCCAATCTGAAACTGATAAGCCTCAAATCGGTGCAGCTTCGATTTCTGGAACGGGCTATTTTGAGATCGAATCGGTGCGGGAAGTTCAATCGCCTTTCAATCGATCTTATCTCTATCAGGGAAGCCTCAGAAGTTTCGAAACGCAAGAGGGAGAAAAGCTAAAAAATATCCCCTGCAACATCCATCTGCCTTACAAAAAAGAGAGACCGCTCGCCAGCTGCGACTATCTTGTCGAAGGCTCTCTCTTTCAAAAGAGAGCTCATACATTCGTCTTAAAACCGGCAAAAAGCTCCATCTGGCAGCCAGTGCCAAATAGCTTTAGCTTCGCAGAGTGGCGCTACCAGATAAAAGAGCGGGCGCGCAGCTTTTTACACGAGCAGATTCCAAACCCTCGCGCTGCCTCCTTCTTTATTGCTCTTACGATTGGCGATTTAGACGATAGACTTCTCTCCCTAGAATTTGCCAAGGTCGGCCTCCAGCACATCTTAGGCGTTTCCGGTTTTCACTTCGTCCTTCTCGCAGCTTTTCTCGGCTTTCTGCTTCGTCTCTTTCTCCCTTTTAAAGCCACGGCTCTTCTGCTCCTCATTCTTCTTAGCTTCTACTTCTTTTTTGTCGGAAGCGCGCCTGCAGTCGTCCGTGGATGGGTTGCT
Above is a genomic segment from Chlamydiales bacterium containing:
- a CDS encoding YkgJ family cysteine cluster protein, yielding MAAPRKKESATVKEKKAAPLPWYKEGLRFECTGCGQCCTGAPGYVWINENEITEMAKTLKISEEEFIRKYTRLVNGRLSLIEHPTTFDCVFLKENRCTVYHARPSQCRTFPWWRENLTSEHAWKSAAKRCEGISKDAPIVPLKVIQEQLNIEEE
- a CDS encoding phospho-sugar mutase, with translation MTFPATFGSELKKRIQEWLDGPYDEKSKEAVRSLLEKNPKGLEDAFYTRLSFGTGGMRGLMGVGTNRLNIYTIRLTTQGLANYILKQKEDRRVVIGYDSRHNSKAFAEEAARVLAGNGVSVMLLKELRPTPYVSFAVRQLHCLCGIMITASHNPAEYNGYKVFWADGGQVVPPHDTAIMEEVGKVTVLKSVKLAELPSPLIEMVDEKLDQTYLDQIRPLQFFPEQNREKGSSLKICYTSLHGTGITLVPKALKEWGFTNLSFVEEQIKPDGDFPTVKFPNPEFKETLAMGIALLEKEKGDILIANDPDADRTGLVAMHQGKSVILTGNEIGALSVHFICEILKKRKKMPPKGAFVTTIVSTELMKTVAASYNIPCFEVLTGFKYIGEKIHEWELSKDGYKFLFGAEESYGFLIGTVARDKDAIISTCFISEMALDAKLHGETLVDRLHALYKTYGIFREKQYSLNFASGKEEMEQIKTLMAGLRKNPPKEIAGQPVVAIEDYETGEKRDLITGKKEALTLPKSDVLLFRLKDESKLIIRPSGTEPKVKLYVGVRLKAFDSVDQGITLCEQKLDTLISSFKSFAKI
- a CDS encoding HDIG domain-containing protein, coding for MENLSSERVKGRSWRLFIGLSFLAALSLFFHFRNDTSYTPELGTISPRYVTSQIDFDFPDDEATGLLKQEAAKDIGSIYATCVQDVKKRCAEVGLKLRDEKVWREHFPEIPYEKLAQSIDYIEAALVQARHTDARTYYRAQTLFADQSPLYISFPVKEGRLPENFWKKIQESLKSKTGLEGRASDYLLSFFANSEWKLEEDDLAERNYRESAERAIGPKLTKVSAGSHLIRTGERVTPRHVAMFEAMTASMKKMNEPWYPLSFIGSFLFSSLFTFSTVLFLYRRHPKVYQSLQQLSLLASIVLITLIFFKTGEHYLFGSGKPFADLIRYPLVVPFASILIAIFMGWEVSLFVSLCLTAALALTTSGDQIKVFIFNAFASFIALLCCFRLHKRREVFVICGKIFICTMPMLLAFHLWDHTLFNPGLLVDLTATFGFLFSTAALAVGFLTVVESLFPVVTDMALIEYMDPQHPLLRRLSVEAPGTYQHSLVVGNLAESAARAIGANGLFCRISALYHDVGKLFNPHYFTENQLGGFNMHQLLTPLESTQVIIAHVAEGERLARKHRLPPPFIDVIREHHGTQLVYYFYSKQKDLDGEEKVSTDQKKFRYQGPKPQTKESAILMIADTVEAASRCLEEVSEESITALVEKLVETKIRDGQLERCELSFEELERVKKSMIQSLIVANHLRIKYPPKP
- the dnaX gene encoding DNA polymerase III subunit gamma/tau, giving the protein MSKSRPYLVIPRRFRPQTFASMVGQEAIVTTLKNALRFERLAHAYLFCGCRGTGKTTLARLFAKALNCQNLTPEQEPCNSCTSCLEISSGRSLDVLEIDGASNRGIDDIREINETVGYSPASGKYKIYIIDEVHMLTKEAFNALLKTLEEPPAQIKFFFATTEPHKVPPTITSRCQRFDLCRISEEACVKKLSSIAAELKIEVEPEALLRIAQRSEGSLRDAESLLDQLSCYSDGVITEEKVVAHLGLTPQSSYFELDLAISKGDLSFAFTLSEEIFNAGRDLGCFLEGLMDHFRLLLLIKLRQPLPLLTEREKASYLASAQKYTDEQCLYILDFLKKEWQNFSKTLLKRVTLEMILLHLLRTGSRVSLDSLVRRLSELEGTFSTDNVAASQKPTFHADDGIKEAPVKIRTIEEALKEKIEITRLPEVKEEQAAPPPKPVSKVAEVPVEVAPPLALPPAAKQEVKELLPEERRSSSAKDEREYESRLDPALKEPELRREAVQFEPPSPPTPLSWKEVTPVENKRTVKHETLLRFTAVELEGTIER
- a CDS encoding YbaB/EbfC family nucleoid-associated protein, whose translation is MKKQARQMEEQMEKMREEMKAKQVIGSAGNGLVQVTLNGEKELQSIQIRPECVDPSDLEGLQDLIRAACKEAYEKIDAESGAASGLSFPFGL